Proteins encoded within one genomic window of Bradyrhizobium sp. CB1717:
- a CDS encoding CusA/CzcA family heavy metal efflux RND transporter, translating into MDRLVALAVNRRFLMVGMFVAVLIGGLIAFNQLNIEAYPDPTPPMVDIVTQSPGLSAEEIERYITIPIETQVAGLKNITTIRTISLYGLSDVKIQFSFAYTYEEALQQVLNRLAQLAPLPGNVQPQISPLSPIGEIFRYRLVGPPNYSVLDLKTIQDWILQRRFRAVPGVIDVTGWGGKSKTYELQVDFNKLVANGLTLPQLLQAVGNSNVNVGGNTVNIGQQSAVVRGVGLIRSIDDLANTMVSQTNGNPVLVKDVATVTVGQRPRLGIAGLDDSDDIVQGIVLMRRGEQSSPTIKRVHQLVQTINESSILPPGVRIERIYDRGDLIELTTHTVLHNMVVGILLIVLLQWIFLGDLRSALIVGATIPFALFFAVIILVLRGESANLLSVGAIDFGLIVDATVIMVEAIFRRLTQTTPMSETEHMSNETLFGMKSHAILSAAADVSRSIFFAAAIIIAAFLPLFTLSGVEGNIFGPMARTYAYALAGGLLATFTVTPALSAIILPAHVEETETKVMQILHRLYMPVLNWAVANRSIVLGGAIGLVVMTVALGRLLGLEFLPKLEEGNLWIRATLPPTISLQEGNSYVNEMRKVIRARPEVESVVSQHGRPDDGTDAAGFFNAEFFAPLKPVSQWPGTRDKEELTAELLKQLDDRFPGVEFNFSQYLQDNVSEAVSGVKGENSIKLFGSDLQALTDTANKIKQVLSTVQGVTDLAVFTSLGQPTVQIDIDRAKAARYGLAPGDINATIKVAIGGDTAGDLYEPGSDRHFPIIVRLAPEFRRSAEAIQNLRIGAPGPNGTVTQIPLSEVATISLVSGAAYIYREQQERYLPIKFSVRERDLGSAIREAQQKIAAQVQLPPGSHMEWVGEFGNLQDAIRRLSIVVPISLALIGVLLWFNFGSMTDTLLAMSVIPMAIFGGVLGLLITGTAFSVSAAIGFIALFGIAVMDGIIILSQFNQLIEEGMDRMSAVIRTGELQLRPVLMTCVVAGVGLLPAALSEGIGSQVQKPLAVVVVTGMMLAPVVILVTLPVLISFFSRRAR; encoded by the coding sequence ATGGATCGCCTCGTCGCCCTTGCCGTCAACCGGCGCTTCCTGATGGTCGGCATGTTCGTGGCCGTGCTGATCGGCGGCCTGATCGCGTTCAACCAGCTCAACATCGAGGCCTATCCCGATCCGACCCCGCCGATGGTCGATATCGTGACGCAGAGCCCGGGCCTGTCGGCCGAAGAAATCGAGCGTTACATTACGATCCCGATCGAGACCCAGGTTGCCGGTCTGAAGAACATCACGACCATCCGCACCATCTCGCTCTACGGCCTCTCCGACGTCAAAATCCAATTCTCCTTCGCCTATACTTACGAAGAGGCCCTCCAACAGGTCCTGAACCGCCTGGCGCAGCTTGCGCCGCTGCCGGGCAACGTGCAGCCGCAGATCTCGCCGCTCAGCCCGATCGGCGAAATCTTCCGCTATCGCCTGGTCGGCCCGCCGAACTACAGCGTGCTCGATCTCAAGACCATCCAGGACTGGATTCTGCAGCGCCGCTTCCGTGCCGTGCCCGGCGTGATCGACGTCACCGGATGGGGCGGCAAGAGCAAGACCTACGAGCTCCAGGTCGATTTCAACAAGCTGGTCGCCAATGGCCTGACGCTGCCGCAACTGCTCCAGGCGGTCGGCAATTCCAACGTCAATGTCGGCGGCAACACCGTCAATATCGGCCAGCAGTCGGCCGTGGTGCGCGGCGTCGGCCTGATCCGCTCGATCGACGATCTCGCCAACACCATGGTCTCGCAGACCAACGGCAACCCGGTGCTGGTCAAGGACGTCGCCACCGTCACCGTGGGGCAACGGCCCCGTCTCGGCATCGCCGGCCTCGATGATTCCGACGACATCGTGCAGGGTATCGTCCTGATGCGCCGCGGCGAGCAGAGCTCGCCGACCATCAAGCGCGTCCACCAGCTCGTCCAGACCATCAACGAATCCAGCATCCTGCCGCCCGGTGTGCGCATCGAGCGCATTTACGATCGCGGCGACCTGATCGAGCTCACCACTCACACCGTGCTGCACAACATGGTGGTCGGCATCCTGCTGATCGTGCTGTTGCAATGGATCTTCCTCGGTGACCTCCGCAGCGCGCTGATCGTCGGCGCCACCATTCCGTTCGCGCTGTTCTTCGCCGTGATCATCCTGGTGCTGCGCGGGGAATCGGCGAACCTGCTGTCGGTCGGCGCGATCGATTTCGGCCTGATCGTCGATGCCACCGTCATCATGGTGGAGGCGATCTTCCGCCGCCTGACGCAGACGACGCCGATGTCGGAAACCGAGCACATGTCGAACGAGACGCTGTTCGGCATGAAGAGCCACGCCATCCTCAGCGCGGCCGCCGACGTCTCGCGCTCGATCTTCTTTGCCGCCGCGATCATCATCGCGGCCTTCCTGCCGCTGTTCACGCTGTCCGGCGTCGAGGGCAACATCTTCGGGCCGATGGCGCGCACCTATGCCTATGCGCTGGCCGGCGGCCTGCTTGCCACCTTCACCGTTACGCCTGCGCTGTCCGCGATCATCCTGCCCGCGCATGTCGAGGAGACCGAGACCAAGGTGATGCAGATCCTGCACCGGCTCTACATGCCGGTGCTGAACTGGGCCGTGGCCAACCGCAGCATCGTGCTCGGCGGCGCGATCGGTCTCGTGGTGATGACGGTAGCGCTGGGCCGGCTGCTCGGCCTCGAATTCCTGCCGAAGCTGGAAGAGGGCAATCTCTGGATCCGCGCCACGCTGCCGCCGACCATCTCGCTCCAGGAAGGCAACAGCTACGTCAACGAGATGCGCAAGGTGATCCGGGCCCGGCCCGAGGTGGAATCCGTGGTGTCGCAGCACGGCCGCCCCGACGACGGCACCGACGCCGCCGGCTTCTTCAATGCCGAATTCTTCGCGCCGCTCAAGCCCGTCAGCCAATGGCCCGGCACGCGTGACAAGGAAGAGCTGACCGCGGAACTGCTCAAGCAGCTCGACGACCGCTTCCCCGGCGTCGAGTTCAACTTCTCGCAATATCTGCAGGACAACGTCTCCGAAGCCGTCTCCGGCGTGAAGGGCGAGAACTCGATCAAGCTGTTCGGCAGCGACCTGCAGGCGCTCACCGATACCGCCAACAAGATCAAGCAGGTGCTGTCGACCGTGCAGGGCGTCACCGACCTTGCGGTGTTCACCTCGCTTGGCCAGCCGACCGTCCAGATCGACATCGACCGCGCCAAGGCGGCGCGCTACGGGCTCGCGCCCGGCGACATCAACGCCACCATCAAGGTCGCGATCGGCGGTGACACCGCGGGCGATCTGTACGAGCCAGGAAGCGACCGCCACTTCCCGATCATCGTCCGCCTTGCCCCAGAATTCCGCCGGAGTGCCGAGGCGATCCAGAATTTGCGCATCGGCGCGCCCGGGCCGAACGGCACCGTCACGCAGATCCCGCTCAGCGAGGTCGCCACCATCAGCCTCGTCTCGGGTGCCGCCTACATCTATCGCGAGCAGCAGGAACGCTATCTGCCGATCAAGTTCTCGGTGCGCGAGCGCGACCTCGGCAGTGCGATCCGCGAGGCGCAGCAGAAGATCGCCGCCCAGGTGCAGTTGCCGCCGGGCTCGCACATGGAATGGGTCGGCGAGTTCGGCAATCTGCAGGACGCGATCCGGCGGCTGTCGATCGTGGTCCCGATCTCTCTGGCGCTGATCGGTGTCCTGCTCTGGTTCAATTTCGGCTCGATGACCGACACGCTGCTCGCGATGAGCGTGATCCCGATGGCGATCTTCGGCGGCGTGCTGGGGCTGTTGATCACCGGCACTGCGTTCAGCGTGTCCGCGGCGATCGGATTCATCGCGCTGTTCGGCATCGCCGTGATGGACGGCATCATCATCCTGTCGCAGTTCAACCAGCTCATCGAAGAGGGCATGGACCGCATGAGCGCAGTGATCCGCACCGGCGAGCTGCAGCTCCGCCCCGTGCTGATGACCTGCGTCGTCGCGGGCGTCGGCCTGCTGCCGGCAGCGCTGTCCGAAGGCATCGGCTCCCAGGTGCAGAAGCCGCTCGCGGTCGTCGTCGTCACCGGCATGATGCTGGCGCCGGTCGTGATCCTGGTGACGCTGCCGGTGCTGATCTCCTTCTTCTCCCGCCGCGCGCGCTGA
- a CDS encoding efflux RND transporter periplasmic adaptor subunit, with the protein MVVENTKRLQVLTKQRVITSVVLLALAGGGAYGFLRAGAKEKSHSEISSQSRRNAQNFTPTPSEWATLTIEPVKAKTFRAEYVTEGKVAVDEDRSTPVFSPYAGRVTKLLAKPGETLTQGQPLFTIEAADTVQAQNDFIAAMTAQNKAKSAIDLADIQFKRAKDLYEGHAIPLKDYQQAEATQVQAQNDMRSSITALEAARNKLRILGFTDETIKAFQDKGTINREITIYSPISGTVVQRKIGPGQYVNSGASDPVFVIGDLSTVWLTAFVRESDAAAVCIGQDISVNVMALPGRPLTAKINYVAAAIDPTTRRLLVRATIDNKDGLLKPEMFANVTIYSAGDRAAPAVPKQALIYEADKVRLWVAREDKSVELREIKIGLINGNLVEVTSNLKPGEQIVVKGSLFIDRAASGS; encoded by the coding sequence ATGGTAGTTGAAAATACCAAGCGATTGCAGGTGCTTACAAAACAGCGGGTGATCACATCCGTAGTTTTACTAGCTCTTGCCGGCGGTGGGGCCTACGGCTTTCTCCGCGCGGGCGCCAAGGAGAAGAGCCACTCCGAGATTTCCAGCCAGTCGCGCAGGAATGCGCAGAATTTCACGCCGACGCCGTCCGAGTGGGCCACGCTGACGATCGAGCCGGTCAAGGCCAAGACCTTCCGGGCCGAATATGTTACCGAGGGCAAGGTCGCGGTCGACGAGGATCGCTCGACGCCGGTGTTCTCGCCTTATGCGGGCAGGGTCACCAAGCTGCTCGCCAAGCCCGGCGAGACCCTGACGCAAGGTCAACCGCTGTTCACAATCGAGGCCGCCGACACCGTGCAGGCCCAGAACGATTTCATCGCCGCGATGACCGCGCAGAACAAGGCGAAGTCTGCGATCGATCTCGCCGACATCCAGTTCAAGCGCGCCAAGGACCTCTATGAGGGCCACGCCATCCCGCTGAAGGACTATCAGCAGGCGGAAGCGACCCAGGTCCAGGCGCAGAACGACATGCGCTCCTCGATCACGGCACTGGAGGCTGCGCGCAACAAGCTGCGCATCCTCGGCTTCACCGACGAGACCATCAAGGCGTTCCAGGACAAGGGCACGATCAATCGGGAGATCACGATCTACTCGCCGATCTCCGGCACGGTCGTGCAGCGCAAGATCGGCCCGGGCCAGTACGTCAATTCCGGCGCCAGCGATCCGGTGTTCGTGATCGGCGATCTCTCGACGGTCTGGCTCACCGCCTTCGTGCGCGAGAGCGATGCGGCCGCGGTGTGCATCGGCCAGGACATCAGCGTCAACGTGATGGCGCTGCCGGGCCGCCCGCTCACCGCGAAGATCAACTACGTGGCCGCGGCGATCGATCCGACCACCCGTCGCCTCTTGGTCCGCGCCACCATCGACAACAAGGACGGCCTGCTCAAGCCGGAGATGTTCGCCAACGTCACGATCTATTCGGCCGGTGACCGTGCCGCACCGGCGGTACCCAAGCAGGCCCTGATCTACGAAGCCGACAAGGTCCGTCTCTGGGTCGCGCGCGAAGACAAGTCGGTCGAGCTGCGCGAGATCAAGATCGGCCTCATCAACGGCAATCTCGTCGAGGTCACCAGCAACCTGAAACCCGGCGAGCAGATCGTCGTCAAGGGCAGCCTGTTCATCGACCGCGCGGCGTCCGGCAGCTGA
- a CDS encoding CoA transferase, whose protein sequence is MQSPADILRDIWTSAGGDAAALERVQLTGEEPQIPSSFRVAVAGQTTIAAAGLAAAEIWRLRSGQMQDVTVDLRHAVAECRSERYLRLDDKPPPPAWDAIAGVYRTGDGRFVRCHTNFPHHREAVCEVLGCEAEREKVQAALMGWKAEDFETAAYAAGGVVALMRSHDEWSALPQARALAELPLLSIEKIGEAPPRPWPKGDRPLAGIRVLDLSRVIAGPVAGRTLAAHGADVLLVSGPELPAIPWLTIDTGRGKLTTFIELKSAAGRAQLRELLTDADIFSQGYRPRALAALGFAPEEVATISPGIVYVTLSAYGHAGPWAERRGFDSLVQTTTGFNHAEGQAAGVDGPKELPAQMLDHATGYLMAFGAMMAKTRQAREGGSWHVRVSLAQTGRWLWNLGRLDGGLNTPDLTGEAVHAAFIERVPSGFGTLKAVQHSALLSKTPAQWSRPAMPLGSHPAQWPARS, encoded by the coding sequence ATGCAAAGCCCCGCCGACATTCTTAGGGATATCTGGACCTCTGCCGGTGGTGACGCGGCTGCGCTCGAACGCGTGCAACTGACCGGCGAGGAGCCGCAAATCCCGTCCTCTTTTCGGGTCGCTGTTGCCGGCCAAACCACGATCGCTGCCGCAGGCCTTGCCGCCGCCGAGATCTGGCGGCTGCGCAGCGGCCAGATGCAGGACGTCACCGTCGACCTGCGCCACGCCGTCGCCGAATGCCGTTCCGAGCGCTATTTGCGCCTCGACGACAAGCCGCCGCCACCGGCCTGGGATGCCATCGCCGGCGTCTACAGGACGGGCGATGGCCGCTTCGTCCGCTGCCACACCAATTTCCCGCATCACCGCGAGGCTGTCTGCGAGGTGCTCGGCTGCGAAGCGGAGCGCGAGAAGGTGCAGGCTGCGCTGATGGGGTGGAAGGCCGAGGATTTTGAGACTGCGGCTTACGCCGCGGGCGGCGTTGTCGCGCTGATGCGCTCTCACGACGAATGGTCGGCGCTGCCGCAGGCGCGTGCGCTCGCGGAGTTACCTCTGCTCTCGATCGAGAAGATCGGCGAGGCCCCGCCAAGGCCGTGGCCGAAAGGCGATCGTCCGCTCGCCGGCATTCGCGTGCTCGATCTCTCCCGCGTCATCGCGGGCCCCGTCGCCGGCCGCACGCTCGCCGCACACGGTGCCGATGTGCTCTTGGTATCAGGGCCCGAGCTGCCCGCCATTCCCTGGCTCACCATCGACACCGGCCGCGGCAAGCTCACCACCTTCATCGAGCTCAAGAGCGCGGCGGGCAGGGCGCAATTGCGCGAGCTGCTCACTGACGCCGATATCTTCTCGCAAGGCTATCGCCCGCGCGCGCTCGCCGCGCTCGGCTTTGCGCCTGAAGAGGTCGCCACGATCAGTCCCGGCATCGTCTATGTCACGTTGTCGGCCTATGGCCATGCCGGCCCCTGGGCCGAGCGGCGCGGTTTCGACTCGCTGGTGCAGACCACGACCGGCTTCAACCATGCCGAGGGACAGGCCGCCGGCGTCGACGGTCCAAAGGAATTGCCGGCACAGATGCTCGACCACGCCACCGGCTATCTGATGGCGTTCGGCGCGATGATGGCCAAGACACGCCAAGCGCGCGAAGGCGGCAGCTGGCACGTCCGCGTGTCGCTGGCGCAGACCGGCCGCTGGCTGTGGAATCTCGGCCGGCTCGACGGCGGACTGAACACCCCGGATCTTACGGGGGAAGCTGTACATGCCGCGTTCATCGAGCGCGTGCCATCTGGCTTCGGCACGTTGAAGGCGGTGCAGCATTCCGCACTGCTGTCGAAGACGCCGGCGCAATGGAGCCGTCCGGCGATGCCGCTCGGCAGTCATCCGGCACAGTGGCCGGCTCGAAGCTGA
- a CDS encoding SDR family oxidoreductase, whose amino-acid sequence MDLGLKGKNAIVLGGTRGIGRAIAATLAGEGANVAVCARNADQVAATVAELKASGIRASGSPVDVTDGAALKSWIEGAAKELGGIDMLFSNAGAMAQGGDPASWEQNFRLDVLGAVHAFDAARPFLETSGARSGDAAFVIISSISAAQADTASSYGPIKAALIHMAKGLARQYAKKNIRVNVVSPGTVYFKGGVWEMVEKNMPERYNDAMKRNPTGRMATPQEIASAAVFLASPVSGFTTGSNLVVDGAISNRVNF is encoded by the coding sequence ATGGATCTCGGTCTCAAAGGCAAGAACGCTATCGTCCTCGGCGGCACGCGCGGCATCGGGCGGGCGATTGCGGCGACGCTGGCCGGTGAAGGAGCCAACGTCGCGGTCTGCGCGCGCAATGCGGATCAGGTCGCGGCAACCGTCGCGGAGTTGAAGGCGAGCGGAATCCGTGCCTCCGGCAGCCCGGTCGATGTGACCGACGGCGCGGCGCTGAAAAGCTGGATCGAGGGTGCCGCAAAAGAGCTCGGCGGCATCGACATGCTGTTCTCCAATGCCGGCGCAATGGCGCAGGGCGGCGATCCCGCGTCCTGGGAGCAGAATTTCCGGCTCGACGTGCTCGGCGCCGTGCATGCGTTCGACGCCGCCCGGCCCTTCCTCGAGACAAGCGGCGCCCGCAGCGGCGATGCGGCCTTCGTGATCATCTCGTCGATCTCCGCGGCGCAGGCGGACACGGCCAGCTCCTACGGGCCGATCAAGGCCGCGCTGATCCACATGGCCAAGGGACTGGCGCGGCAGTATGCGAAGAAGAATATCCGCGTGAACGTCGTGTCGCCCGGCACTGTCTATTTCAAGGGCGGCGTCTGGGAGATGGTCGAGAAGAACATGCCCGAGCGTTACAACGACGCGATGAAGCGCAACCCGACCGGCCGGATGGCGACGCCGCAGGAGATCGCGAGCGCGGCGGTGTTTCTGGCGAGCCCGGTGTCGGGGTTCACGACGGGGTCCAATCTCGTCGTGGATGGCGCGATCTCGAACCGGGTGAATTTTTAA
- a CDS encoding error-prone DNA polymerase, translated as MNTPAYAEIGITTNFSFLRGGSDPRAYVHQASILGLPAIGIADHNTLAGVVRAYKELDNDKVLHKPKLLIGARIVFIDGTPDILVYPRDRAAYGRLCQLLTRGKRGDDITRIEKGECHLRFADLLEFSQGQLLVLALPHRFEPAQALDILAKLKDTRAEGVWLAASLIYRGDDRRRLSRLDDLAAKAKVPLLATNEVLYHDPGRRPLQDVLTCIREKTTIEAVGRKLEANAERFLKTPREMSRLFRDFPDAIAETMRFANAIDFSLDQLKYQYPDEPVPPGKTAQGHLEDLTWAGVQKYFGGEIDDKLRATLRKELALIAELKYAHYFLTVHDIVHYARSQNILCQGRGSAANSAVCYVLGITSVDPTKVDLLFERFISKERLEPPDIDVDFEHSRREEVMQYVYRRYGRHRAAIIATVIHYRPRSAIRDVGKALGLTEDVTAALADTVWGSWGKGLNDMQVRQAGLDPQNPMINLAVELATELIEFPRHLSQHVGGYVLTQDRLDTYVPIGNAAMDDRTFIEWDKDDVDALHMMKVDVLALGMLTCIRKCFDLIDQHKGKRYVLASVPQDDPRVYDMLCAGESLGVFQVESRAQMNMLPRLKPRTFYDLVIEVAIVRPGPIQGDMVHPYLRRRNGLEKVSYPSPSPDHGDKDELYNVLHKTLGVPLFQEQAMRIAIEAAHFTSEEANGLRRSMATFRNVGTIGQYEEKLIGNMVARGYDPNFARSCFDQIKGFGSYGFPESHAASFAQLVYISSWLKYYHPDAFCCGLLNSQPMGFYAPAQIVGDARKNGVEVRDIDVSFSFAQNTLEQGSGKYCAVRLGLRQIDGFHWLDEDEERLKRSQLSFRGAPKGASPESIEPHTPFGMDSQMRNCASELVADATLQNDKREDWADRIIAARNRRPFTSLEDFARDTGLPKRALILLADADAFRSLGLDRREALWQVRRLPDDVPLPLFEAATAREQPDEHAQPLPVMPRSEQVVADYQTIRLSLKGHPMEFLREMFTRERVVACKEISHENERRRVRCAGVVLVRQRPGSASGVVFMTLEDETGIANVVVWPKIMEQYRKEVMGARLIEVQGYIQSSPEKVTHLIAQRMVDRSHDLVGLANDALSSRHPVPSGATVVEPLNEDPRALADMPAQKIRHPRNVRILPPSRDFH; from the coding sequence ATGAATACGCCCGCCTATGCCGAGATCGGCATCACCACGAATTTCTCCTTCCTGCGCGGCGGCTCGGATCCGCGCGCCTATGTGCATCAGGCGAGCATTCTGGGCCTCCCCGCGATCGGCATTGCCGATCACAACACGCTCGCCGGTGTGGTGCGGGCCTACAAGGAACTCGACAATGACAAGGTGCTGCACAAGCCGAAGCTTTTGATCGGCGCCCGCATCGTCTTCATCGACGGTACGCCCGACATCCTGGTCTATCCGCGCGATCGTGCGGCCTATGGCCGGCTGTGTCAGCTCCTGACCCGGGGCAAGCGCGGCGACGACATCACGCGGATCGAGAAGGGCGAGTGTCATCTGAGGTTTGCCGATCTCCTGGAGTTTTCGCAAGGCCAGCTCCTGGTGTTGGCGCTGCCCCATCGTTTCGAGCCGGCGCAGGCTTTGGATATCCTCGCAAAACTTAAAGACACCCGCGCCGAGGGCGTGTGGCTGGCGGCGAGCCTGATCTATCGCGGTGACGACCGGCGGCGCCTCTCGCGGCTCGACGATCTGGCGGCCAAAGCAAAGGTGCCGCTGCTCGCGACCAACGAGGTGCTCTATCACGATCCCGGCCGCCGTCCGCTGCAGGACGTGCTGACCTGCATCCGGGAGAAGACCACGATCGAGGCGGTCGGGCGGAAGCTCGAGGCCAATGCCGAGCGATTTTTGAAAACGCCACGCGAGATGTCGCGGCTGTTCCGCGATTTTCCCGACGCCATCGCGGAGACCATGCGCTTTGCGAACGCAATCGACTTCTCGCTCGACCAGCTCAAATACCAGTACCCGGACGAGCCGGTGCCGCCGGGCAAGACCGCGCAAGGACATCTGGAGGATCTCACCTGGGCAGGCGTGCAAAAGTATTTCGGCGGCGAGATCGACGACAAGCTGCGCGCCACCCTGAGGAAAGAGCTCGCGCTCATCGCCGAGCTGAAATACGCGCACTATTTCCTCACCGTGCACGACATCGTCCACTACGCGCGCAGCCAGAACATCCTGTGCCAGGGGCGCGGCTCGGCGGCGAACTCAGCCGTCTGTTACGTGCTCGGCATCACCTCGGTCGACCCGACCAAGGTCGACCTGCTGTTCGAGCGCTTCATCTCCAAGGAGCGGCTGGAGCCGCCCGACATCGACGTCGATTTCGAGCATTCGCGGCGCGAGGAGGTGATGCAATATGTCTATCGCCGCTATGGCCGCCACCGCGCCGCGATCATCGCCACCGTCATCCACTACCGCCCGCGCAGTGCCATCCGCGACGTCGGCAAGGCGCTCGGCCTCACCGAGGACGTCACCGCCGCGCTCGCCGACACCGTCTGGGGCAGCTGGGGCAAGGGCCTCAACGACATGCAGGTCAGGCAGGCCGGGCTCGATCCGCAAAACCCGATGATCAACCTCGCGGTCGAGCTTGCGACCGAATTGATCGAATTCCCGCGCCATCTCTCCCAGCATGTCGGCGGTTATGTGCTGACCCAGGACCGGCTCGACACCTATGTGCCGATCGGCAATGCCGCGATGGACGACCGCACCTTCATCGAATGGGACAAGGACGACGTCGATGCGCTTCATATGATGAAGGTCGACGTGCTCGCACTGGGTATGCTGACCTGCATCAGGAAATGTTTCGACTTGATCGACCAGCACAAGGGCAAACGTTATGTGCTGGCGAGTGTCCCGCAGGATGACCCCAGGGTTTACGACATGCTGTGCGCCGGGGAATCGCTCGGCGTGTTCCAGGTCGAGAGCCGCGCCCAGATGAACATGCTGCCGCGCCTGAAGCCGCGGACCTTCTACGATCTCGTCATCGAAGTTGCGATCGTGCGTCCCGGGCCGATCCAGGGCGACATGGTGCATCCTTACCTGCGGCGGCGGAACGGGCTCGAGAAGGTGAGCTATCCGTCTCCGTCGCCGGATCATGGCGACAAGGACGAGCTTTACAATGTGCTGCACAAGACGCTCGGCGTTCCGCTGTTCCAGGAGCAGGCGATGCGGATCGCGATCGAGGCCGCACATTTTACGTCCGAGGAAGCCAACGGCCTGCGCCGCTCGATGGCGACCTTCCGCAATGTCGGCACCATCGGTCAATACGAGGAGAAGCTGATCGGAAACATGGTGGCGCGCGGCTACGACCCCAACTTCGCCAGAAGCTGCTTTGACCAGATCAAGGGTTTTGGCTCCTACGGTTTTCCGGAGAGCCATGCCGCAAGCTTCGCGCAACTGGTCTACATTTCGTCGTGGCTGAAGTACTACCATCCCGACGCCTTCTGCTGCGGCCTCCTGAACTCGCAGCCGATGGGATTTTACGCCCCGGCGCAGATCGTCGGCGATGCCCGCAAGAATGGTGTCGAGGTCCGTGACATCGACGTGTCCTTCAGCTTTGCGCAGAACACGCTGGAGCAGGGAAGTGGCAAATACTGCGCCGTGCGCCTCGGCCTCCGCCAGATCGACGGCTTCCATTGGCTCGATGAGGATGAGGAGCGGCTGAAACGCTCCCAACTGTCATTCCGGGGCGCGCCGAAAGGCGCGAGCCCGGAATCCATCGAGCCGCATACGCCTTTCGGAATGGATTCTCAGATGCGCAATTGCGCATCAGAGCTCGTCGCTGACGCGACGCTCCAGAATGACAAGAGAGAAGACTGGGCCGACCGCATTATCGCGGCCCGCAACCGCCGTCCCTTCACCTCGCTGGAGGATTTCGCCCGCGACACCGGCCTGCCCAAGCGCGCGCTGATCCTGCTGGCCGATGCCGATGCATTCCGCTCGCTCGGGCTCGACCGCCGCGAGGCGCTGTGGCAGGTGCGGCGGCTGCCCGACGACGTGCCGCTGCCGCTGTTCGAGGCTGCGACCGCACGCGAGCAGCCGGACGAACACGCACAACCGCTGCCCGTGATGCCGCGCTCCGAGCAGGTGGTCGCGGACTACCAGACCATCCGGCTGTCGCTGAAGGGCCATCCGATGGAATTCTTGCGCGAGATGTTTACCCGCGAGCGCGTCGTCGCCTGCAAGGAGATCAGCCATGAGAACGAGCGGCGCCGCGTCCGCTGCGCCGGCGTGGTCCTGGTGCGGCAACGGCCGGGCAGCGCCAGCGGTGTCGTGTTCATGACGCTGGAGGACGAAACCGGCATCGCCAATGTCGTGGTCTGGCCAAAGATCATGGAGCAGTACCGCAAAGAGGTGATGGGCGCGCGCCTCATCGAGGTTCAGGGCTACATCCAGAGCAGCCCCGAAAAGGTGACGCATCTCATCGCCCAGCGCATGGTCGACCGCTCGCACGATCTGGTCGGCCTCGCCAACGATGCGCTCAGCAGCAGGCATCCGGTGCCGTCAGGTGCCACCGTGGTCGAGCCACTCAACGAGGACCCCCGCGCCCTCGCGGACATGCCCGCGCAAAAAATCCGCCACCCCCGCAACGTCCGCATCCTGCCGCCGTCGCGGGATTTTCATTGA